GTGATCACCGCCGCTTCAGGCCGGATGGTGTTGGTCGCGTCGAGGCGCCCGCCCATCCCCGTTTCCACCACGGCCCATTCCACGTGTTCCTGAGCGAAATAATGAAACGCCATGGCCGTTACGGCTTCAAAGAACGTGGGCGGTTCCCGCGGGTCGAGGACCCGCCGGATGTCTTCAAAGGCGGAGAAGATCTTTTCAGGTTCCACTTCCTTCCCGTCCACCTGGAACCGCTCCGTGAACCGCACCAGGTGAGGCGACGTGTAAAGCCCCACCCGGTGACCGTGCCGCCGCAGGATGCTGGCGAGGACGGCCGCTGTGGAACCTTTTCCGTTGGTTCCCGCCACGTGAATGCAGCGGTACTGGTTTTGCGGGTCGCCCAGACGGGCCAGGACGTTTTCCGTACGGTTGAGGCCGAACTTGATGCCGAACTTCTGAAGGCTCAGCAGGTAATCGACCGCTTGCTGATAGTCGTCCAAGGAGCTGCCCTCCTGCGGCGGCGCCCTTATGGGCTGCCGAATACGTGCCATTGCCTTTCTGAAGCCGTGATGCCGATCCGTGCGGGCCGGCCGCCTGCGAACTGTGTCGGCCCCGGCGCAGGACAGTCCCGGTCCCACGGCGACAGGATGCCGTGATGATGGCCGCAGAGGGAGAGACCTGTCAAGCGCTGAGTTCGCTGAACAGAACCGCCACCGCCTTGGCCGGTTGGTCGCTCAGGCACCGGAAGCTGTGGCTGATGTCGGAATCGAAATAGATGCTGTCGCCCGCCTCCAGAATTTCCACGCGATCCCCAGTCCGAAACTCCACCTTCCCTTCAAGCAGGTAAAGAAATTCCTCTCCCGTGTGGCTCTGAAACTCCATCCGTTCCACTTCCTGCACCGGAAATTCCACCAGAAAAGGTTCCATGCGCTTCGAACTCTTGCGCCTCTCCAGCGACTCGTAAATGTAGTTCACCTGCTCTTTGTCCTGGTGCGGCCGGCGGTCCATGCGCATCCGATCACTGGGACGGGTGATGGAAATCTTCTCGTTCTCTTCCTGGTCCTGGAAAAAATGAGCCAGCCCGACATTGAGAGCCCGCGCCAGCTTGAGCAACGTGGCGATGGGCGGGACCACGTGATTGTTCTCAATCTGCGAAAGGAAAGGCTTGGAAAGTCCTGTTTTGTGAGCCAGATCCTGCAGGGTGTACCGGTGCTTCTGCCTCAATTCCCTGACCTTGTGGCCGATTTGCAGCGCTTTCACCGCCAGTTGGATGTCGTTCTTGTCCCCCATCGTGTCTCCTCATCAGAAAGTTGACGGAAAATCTCCATTTCCGGCCTGGGTGGCTTCACAGCGCTTCTCAGGATTCACGGGGCAGGCAAGGAAGTTGCGAGCCAAGGCGACAGGGAAGCATCGCTCCATCCACGCACGATCTGAATTATAGGCCATCACTTTTGATGGTAACAAATAAAATCTCATGATGTACGCCCGGTCAAGAGGCCGAGCTGAGGTGGATTGCTTCGAGAAGGGCACAAATTCGTGCCGTCGAATCGACACCGACCGTGTTTGAGAAGGGAAACCGCGCCGGCCGGTCTTCGCCGCCGAAGCCCCTCGCCTCACGAACCATGAAAACCCTTCAAGGGGCGGCATGTAACAATGTTGAATCGTCCGCCCCCTGTGTTTTGGGAATATCTCCACTTTTGTGCCGCTGTCTCCGCCCTGCGGCCTCCGCTTCGCATCCGTAAAACCGAGTGTTCCCCGGAGGATGGGAGGTTCTCCCCAGGTTCTGGCACTGCTTTTGCCCTGTAGCGGACCCGGGCGGAAGGGCGGACTTTTAAACCGACACGCATCGCGGTGAGGAGGAAAGATCAATGATCGATTCAGGGGATACGGCGTTCATGCTGGTGGCTTCGGCTCTCGTCATGCTCATGACTCCGGGGCTCGCGCTTTTTTACGGCGGGCTGGTCCGGTCCAAGAACGTACTGGGGACCATGCTCCAAAGCTTCATCTGCCTGGGGGTGGTGTCCATCCTTTGGGTTCTGGGGGGCTACAGCCTGGCGTTCGGGCCCGACGTGGGCCTTTTCATCGGGAACCTGGACTGGTTCGCCTTGAACGCGGTGGGAACCGCCCCCGGGCCCTATTCGGATTCGATCCCGCACCTGGTGTTCTGCGCCTTCCAGTTGATGTTCGCGATCCTTACTCCGGCGCTCATCACCGGGGCCTTCGCCGAACGGCTGAAGTTTTCGGCTTTCATGGCGTTCACCATCCTGTGGAGCCTTCTGGTGTACGCGCCGGTCTGCCATTGGGTTTGGGGCGGTGGCTGGCTTGCCAAGCTCGGGGCGCTCGATTTCGCGGGAGGAACAGTCATCCACATCAATTCCGGCGTGGCCGCTCTGGCGGCCGCACTGGTGGTTGGAAAACGGAAAGGCTACCAGCGGGAACCGTTTCCGCCTCACAATCTTCCCATGACCGTCCTGGGGGCGGGACTCCTGTGGTTCGGATGGTTCGGGTTCAACGCGGGAAGCGCGCTGAGCGCCGGTGAGATCGCGGCGCTCGCCTTTTTAAACACGCAGGTCGCCACGGGGGCGGGCGCGGTCTCGTGGATCCTCGCCGAGTGGGTGCGCCTCGGAAAACCCACCACGCTGGGGGCGGCTACGGGGGTCCTGGCGGGCCTCGTGGCCATAACGCCTGCGGCCGGCTTCGTCGGACCGGTTTCGGCGGTCGTGATCGGCCTGGTGGCGGGCGTGGTCTGTTACGGGGCCGTCATTGCCAAGGAACGCCTGGGTTACGACGATTCCCTGGATGTCGTGGGGGTGCACGGCGTGGGCGGCCTTTGGGGCGCCTTGGCCACGGGTCTTTTCGCATCCACCGCAGCCAACCCCGACGGCGTGAACGGCCTTTTTTTTGGAAACGCCCACCAGTTTTTCATCCAGGCGGTGGGAGCGGCTGCCGCTCTCGTCTATTCGTTCGTCCTCTCCTGGGTGCTCTTCAAGCTGATCGACGCGGTGATCGGCCTCCGGGTGCCCCTGGAAGACGAAGTGCAGGGACTCGACCTCACCCAGCACAGCGAAACGGGCTACACGTGGACGTAGGCTCTACGGAAGAAAGGATAAGCCGGTGAGAAAAATCGAAGCGATCATCAAGCCGTTCAAACTCGATGACGTCAAGGAAGCGCTGAACGCGCTGGGCGTCACCGGCATGACCGTCTCGGAAGTCAAAGGTTTCGGCCGCCAGAAGGGTCACCGGGAAGTCTACCGGGGCGCGGAGTACGTGGTGGAATTCCAGCCGAAGCTGAAGCTCGAAATCGTGGTGGATTCGGAACTGACCGAGCGCGTGGTGGACGCGATCCTTAAGATCGCGCGGACGGGAAAGATCGGCGACGGAAAGATCTTCGTCTTTCCGGTGGAGGAAGTCATCCGGATACGGACCGGCGAAAGCGGTGCGGGCGCGATTTGAAAGGGTTCAGGAGGATCGGGGGCGGGACGTGAATTCGTCCAGCCCCGCCTGGATCTGCCGGAACATCCGGTCCACGATGGTTGCGGGGTTTTCGGCGTCCCGGATGGGGCGGCCCACCACGATGTGGTCGGCGCCCCAGGCGAAGGCCTGCCGCGCGTCCACTGTCCGCTTTTGGTCGTCCACGTTGGCGACAGGGCGGATGCCGGGGGACACGACGACGAAACCGGTACCGAGCTCATTTCGCAATTTCGGCACTTCCAGGCCGGAGGAGATGAGGCCGTCGCAGCCGATGCGAAGAGCCCGCCGAGCGCGGGAAAGCACCAGGTCTTCCACGGAGCATTGAAACCCCAGGTCCTCCAGGTCCGTCTGGTCCAGGCTGGTGAGGGCCGTGACCGCAAGGATCTTCACGTCCCCTTTTTCTTGCACCGCCGCTTCCAGCATACGGTCGTTGCCATGGACGGTGGTGAAGGTGATACCGCGGCCCCTGAGTTGGGCGACCGCGTTCCTGACGGTTTCAGGGACGTCGAAGAATTTGAGGTCCAGGAAGACCTTGAGGTTTCGAGCGAGGATCCAATCGACGAGCGGAAAGCCTCCGGCCAGGAACAGCTGGAATCCCACCTTGTAGAATTTTACCCGATCTTCCAAACGTTTTACCCAGGCTCTGGCGTCATCGGCTGAAGGCATGTCCAGGGCGAAGATGAGCCGTTCTTCCAGGGAGATCCGTTCCGGCATGAGGGCGCTCCTATAGTTAGATTTCGACATACCTTGTGAATCTTGATGGGGAAGAATCCCCTTAGAGCTTGTCCCAAAACAAGCTCATGAAAGTCGGGTTCTGAGGTTCCTTGTTTCCACCTTGTTCCCAAGGTCCACCATCCACCTTGTTCCCAAGCTCCAGCTTGGGAACACAACTGTGTCGAAGCTCCAGCTTCGATTCCCGTGAAGCCGTGACCCATCCCCTCGTTCCCAAGCTGGAGCTTGGGAACGAGGGGGAATCCTTTACAGGGAGGGAAGCTGGAGCTTCCCGGGCAGGGCGTTCCCAAGCTGGAGCTTGGGAACGAGGGGAAAGGCGATCGTCCCGGTGTTCCGTTATCGGTAGGAGCGGGCTTGCCCGCGACCCGTAAAGCCGGCCATGCCGCGTTGACCCTGGTCGCCGTCAAGCCGGCTCCTACTGCCGTTCGCGAACCGCCCCTACGCGAAAAAACGGACACCCCATCCCCAGCAGGGTGAAAGGTATCCTCAGACAACCTCTTGGCTTTGTCTAATGTCTAATGTCTAATGTCTAATGCGTGCTCCGTCCCGCCAGCCGTTCGGCGAGCAGCGTGAACCGCTTTTGGGTCCTGTCGTTCCGTACGGCCATGGCCAACGCCTTCCGGGTCCCCACGATCACGACCAGTTTGCGGCCGCGGGTGACGGCCGTGTACAGCAGGTTGCGCTGGAGCATCATGTAGTGCTGGGGGTGAAGCGGCAGCACCACCGCCGGGTACTCGCTCCCCTGGGACTTGTGCACGGTCACGGCGTAGGCGTGGACCAGTTCCTCAACTTCGGAAAAATCGTAGGCGACGGGCCGCCCGTCCACGGCCACGGTGAGTTCCTGTTCTTCCAGGTCCACCTTCAGGATTCGGCCCAAGTCGCCGTTGAAGACGTCTTTGTCGTAGTTGTTTCGGATCTGCATCACCTTGTCGCCTTGGCGGTAGAGGCGGTCCCCGCGTTGGATGGCGGTCCCGGAAGGGTTCAGCGCCTGCTGGAGGTCGCGGTTGAGGCGTTGGGCTCCCACGGTCCCGCGGTGCATGGGGGTGAGGATCTGCACGTCGTCGATGGGGTCAAGGCCGAATCGGGACGGGATCCGTTCGGTGCAGAGTCTGACGATGACGTTCAGGGCTTCTTCCGGGTTTTCTTTTTCGATGAAATAGAAATCCTGGAGCCCTTCGGAATCGTCCTGGAAAAGGGGCATGCGTCCGTCTCGGATGCGGTGGGCGTTGACCACGATGCGGCTCCGGCGGGCCTGGCGGAAGATTTCGGTGAGGCGTACCACGGGAAAGACCCCGGATCGGATGAGGTCCTGGAGGACGTTTCCCGGACCGACGGAAGGCAGTTGGTCCACGTCGCCCACGAACACCAGGGTGGCATGGGCAGGGACGGCCTTCACCAGGTGGTGAGCCAGAAGGCCGTCCAGCATGGAAGCTTCATCGATGACGACCAGATCCGCGTTCAGGGGCTTTTCTTCGTGGCGCTGAAAGCCCCCGGCGTGCGGGCTGAATTCCAGAAGGCGGTGGATGGTTGCGGCCGGGTGTCCGGTGGCTTCGTTCAGCCGTTTGGCGGCCCGGCCTGTAGGGGCGGCCAGGCAGACCCGGGCGTTCATGGTGCGGTAGGCGGCGAGAACGGCTCGGACCAGCGTGGTTTTGCCGGTTCCGGGACCGCCCGTGATGATGAGCACCCGGTCGGTGAGGGCCCTCTTTACGGCTTCTTCCTGGCTGGGGGCCAGGCGGAAGGGCAGGCGGCCATGGAGTCTTGAAAGGGCCTGGTCGGGGTCCACGCGCCGGGGCGGCAACGGGTAGTCGAGAAGCTGCCTGAGGCGCAGCGCGGTCTGCACTTCAGCCGTATGGTATCCTTTGAGGTAAAGGGCGAAGGAATCGGCGAAGGTTTCCGCGACGGCCGGGGGGAGGGTTTCGCGGAAGACGCGCCGATCTTCAATGAGGTGCGTGACGGCGCCTTCCAGCGTTTCGGCGGAGATGTTCAGCAATTCCCGGCCCTTTTCCAGAAGGAGACCCTGGGGCAGGCAGAAATGCCCTTCTTCGGTCGCCCTGAAAAGCAGGTAGAGGATTCCGGCTTCGGCTCGAACGGGCGAATCCGTTTCGAAGCCGAGGGCCCGGGCGATCTTGTCCGCCGTTACGAACCCGATGCCCGTGATGTCCATGGCGAGGCGATAAGGATTTTGCCGGACCACATCGAGTGAATCCCGCCCGTAGGTCTTGAAAATCCGGGTGGCGAAGGCGGCGCTCACACCGTGGCTCCTCAGAAACACCATGACCTGCCGGATTTCCTTCTGGTCTTCCCACGCCTTGCGGATCCGTTCGATGCGGTACGGCCCGATCCCTTCCACTTCCAGAAGTCGTTCGATGTCGGCGTCGATGACATCGAGGGTGTGTTCGCCGAAACAGGCGACGATGCGTCGGGCCATCACCGGTCCGATGCCCTTGATCAGGCCGGAACCCAGGTACTTTTCAATCCCGTCGGCTGTGGCGGGGGTCAGGGTTTCGTAGCGTTCCACCTGGAACTGCTCGCCATGGCGCGGGTGATGGCCCCAGCGGCCTTCCAGCCGGAGCGATTCGCCCGGGTTTACGGACACGAAGGTGCCCACCACGGTGACCGGATCCCGCCGGCCGGGAACGCGGAAGCGAAGGACGCTGAAGCCGTTTTCTTGGTTGGTGTAGGTGACCCGGTCCACCTGGCCGGTGAGTTCTTCCGCCATAACGTTCCGTCCGATATGCTTTTGACAATCCAAAGACAGGTGTTAAAATAACACTAAAAAAGAGGCGAAAAAAGCTGAGAAGCCCTTTGAGGGGCGGCTGGATTCCAAGGACGGGAAGGGGTGCTGCATGTCCCTGTACATCAAGACGGAAGATTATCACAAATACGGGATCAGCAAGTATTCCGACCTGGCGCTGGTGCGCGCCGCGGTTCAAAAAGAGCTGAACATTGACCCGGTGTTTGTCCGTTTCGTGAACCGTCACGAATACATCCGAGTGGATTTCCTTTCTCCCCGGCCCAGGAAGCGTTCTCGAGGCCGCGGGCCGCAGCGCCAGAAGGCGCAACGCAGGAACAATTTTTGAGAGGGCGGCGTCCGGGGCGCCCGGCTGTTCCGGGCTCCGAAAAAAAATCTTGACGCCTTCCGGGATCACTTTTAAAGTCGCCGTGTTGAATTCAAGGGAACGGGAAGGTTTTTCATGAACGGAGTGCAGTCGTTTCAAGTTTGTTTTTGGTGCTGGTGGTGGAGCCGCCCGCTTCGAGGGTGCGCCGACGGGAGGACGTCCGGCTGAACCGCCAGCTTGAATGATGTTCTCGAAGGACCGTGGGCCGCCCGGCCCACGGTCCTTTTGCTTTTGACGAAGGCCGTGGGAGATCCTCCCCGGCCTTTTTTCGTGGGTCGAACTGCTGAAAACGCCGAAGGAGAACCGTCATGCTGGTGGTGATGCATCAGAAGGCCACGCAGGAACAGGTCGACAAGGTGGTGCAAGCCATCGAAGGGAAGGGCATGGCCGTCGGCGCCGACGGCCTGATGGTGGAAGCCCACCACCAGTCGGAGGCGGCGTTGAGCGACGGCGCGCAGTCGCTCCTGCCCGAGCAGTTCAAGCAGCTGTGCCGCGAAGCGAAACCTATTTTCGGCC
This is a stretch of genomic DNA from Desulfoglaeba alkanexedens ALDC. It encodes these proteins:
- a CDS encoding helix-turn-helix domain-containing protein translates to MGDKNDIQLAVKALQIGHKVRELRQKHRYTLQDLAHKTGLSKPFLSQIENNHVVPPIATLLKLARALNVGLAHFFQDQEENEKISITRPSDRMRMDRRPHQDKEQVNYIYESLERRKSSKRMEPFLVEFPVQEVERMEFQSHTGEEFLYLLEGKVEFRTGDRVEILEAGDSIYFDSDISHSFRCLSDQPAKAVAVLFSELSA
- a CDS encoding ammonium transporter — translated: MDSGDTAFMLVASALVMLMTPGLALFYGGLVRSKNVLGTMLQSFICLGVVSILWVLGGYSLAFGPDVGLFIGNLDWFALNAVGTAPGPYSDSIPHLVFCAFQLMFAILTPALITGAFAERLKFSAFMAFTILWSLLVYAPVCHWVWGGGWLAKLGALDFAGGTVIHINSGVAALAAALVVGKRKGYQREPFPPHNLPMTVLGAGLLWFGWFGFNAGSALSAGEIAALAFLNTQVATGAGAVSWILAEWVRLGKPTTLGAATGVLAGLVAITPAAGFVGPVSAVVIGLVAGVVCYGAVIAKERLGYDDSLDVVGVHGVGGLWGALATGLFASTAANPDGVNGLFFGNAHQFFIQAVGAAAALVYSFVLSWVLFKLIDAVIGLRVPLEDEVQGLDLTQHSETGYTWT
- a CDS encoding P-II family nitrogen regulator, which codes for MRKIEAIIKPFKLDDVKEALNALGVTGMTVSEVKGFGRQKGHREVYRGAEYVVEFQPKLKLEIVVDSELTERVVDAILKIARTGKIGDGKIFVFPVEEVIRIRTGESGAGAI
- the pyrF gene encoding orotidine-5'-phosphate decarboxylase, translated to MPERISLEERLIFALDMPSADDARAWVKRLEDRVKFYKVGFQLFLAGGFPLVDWILARNLKVFLDLKFFDVPETVRNAVAQLRGRGITFTTVHGNDRMLEAAVQEKGDVKILAVTALTSLDQTDLEDLGFQCSVEDLVLSRARRALRIGCDGLISSGLEVPKLRNELGTGFVVVSPGIRPVANVDDQKRTVDARQAFAWGADHIVVGRPIRDAENPATIVDRMFRQIQAGLDEFTSRPRSS
- the recD2 gene encoding SF1B family DNA helicase RecD2; the encoded protein is MAEELTGQVDRVTYTNQENGFSVLRFRVPGRRDPVTVVGTFVSVNPGESLRLEGRWGHHPRHGEQFQVERYETLTPATADGIEKYLGSGLIKGIGPVMARRIVACFGEHTLDVIDADIERLLEVEGIGPYRIERIRKAWEDQKEIRQVMVFLRSHGVSAAFATRIFKTYGRDSLDVVRQNPYRLAMDITGIGFVTADKIARALGFETDSPVRAEAGILYLLFRATEEGHFCLPQGLLLEKGRELLNISAETLEGAVTHLIEDRRVFRETLPPAVAETFADSFALYLKGYHTAEVQTALRLRQLLDYPLPPRRVDPDQALSRLHGRLPFRLAPSQEEAVKRALTDRVLIITGGPGTGKTTLVRAVLAAYRTMNARVCLAAPTGRAAKRLNEATGHPAATIHRLLEFSPHAGGFQRHEEKPLNADLVVIDEASMLDGLLAHHLVKAVPAHATLVFVGDVDQLPSVGPGNVLQDLIRSGVFPVVRLTEIFRQARRSRIVVNAHRIRDGRMPLFQDDSEGLQDFYFIEKENPEEALNVIVRLCTERIPSRFGLDPIDDVQILTPMHRGTVGAQRLNRDLQQALNPSGTAIQRGDRLYRQGDKVMQIRNNYDKDVFNGDLGRILKVDLEEQELTVAVDGRPVAYDFSEVEELVHAYAVTVHKSQGSEYPAVVLPLHPQHYMMLQRNLLYTAVTRGRKLVVIVGTRKALAMAVRNDRTQKRFTLLAERLAGRSTH